The Sporomusaceae bacterium FL31 nucleotide sequence AAAGAAAGACTGGAAGGTTACAGAAAGCTTGCCGGCTTAGGCTGCGCAGCACAAGAAGTAGCAGCAAGCAAAGCATAATTCAAGAATTATAAAATTAAGGCATTTAATGACTAAGTCATTAAATGCCTTTTTTGTGTTTATTTATAGCTTGTTGACAAGTGCTTGAATGAATGGATAATGATAGGGCTTGCTATCTAAAGCATGGATGGCAGCAATTAATGAAGTAATTACTAATGCAAGCCACAGAATAATTAAAATTGGCACCAATAATATCCCAATTAATATCGTACATAATAAAGATACTACCAAAGAAGTGACCAGCAAAGCTAAATGGGCTACTAATGCTTGCTTGGCATGGTGATAAACAAAAGGGTCATCTTTTTTAAGTAATAAAATAATCAATGGAGCTAAAATAAACCCTATACCACCAAGGAAATAAGCAGTATGAGCCACAATGGCCAAAAGCTTTTGTTCACCTGATACCTGATCCAAGATCATCACTCCTCACGCTTACCTTATCTAATTTCCATTATACGAAAAAAATCTTATGAGCACATAAAATTTTAACGGCGAAATTGGCTTAAAGGATAGATCTTTATCTAACAGTCACTCATTTATATTTTACGCATATTTTAACCAATGCTGCATATAAATAATTTTGTCTGTAATTTAGCAAAGAAATATTTGTGTCGGATTTTGGCATAATTTACTTGGAGAATAACTCTAATTTTTTAGTTAATAAAGTTATAAAAGAGCCGTATTTTGATAAATTTATTCTAATAATGAAATTATTGAAAATTGAAATTTTACAGGGCTATTTATAGTAATGAAAAAAAATCATTACTTAACAATCATAAAGGAGGACGACATAGTGGTTGAGAAGCGAATCAAGCAGCTTTATAACAGATTGATGGCACTAGGATATTCGCCGTTTCATGTTGAACGAATCTTACAGGAAACTATCGGTGTTCAAGATTTAACATCAATGGATGATGAACAGCAGGAAGATTTAATCCGAGTGCTGGAGCAGTATGAAAAATTGGGAACAGAGTATATGATGGCATACAGCAAGTAATCGTGTGCTTTTTATACATGAGTAACCATTAAAAAGGCGATCAAGTTTAAACTTGATCGCCTTAAAGTTAGCCTGGAACTTTATTAAGCTTTACCGTTAGCATCATATTGAGCCGTTAAAGTACCTTGCTGAGCTTTTTTACTCTTGCTGGCAGTAGAAGAGGAATAGTCGTTATTCGCATCAGCGGTGGCTGTCATAGTGCCGTATTGCGCTTTGCTGGCACCAGTATTAGGAGCTGCACTGCTCATTGTAGAAGAGGAATAGTCGTTATTCGCATCAGCGGTAGCAGTCATAGTACCATATTGTGTTTTGCTGGCACCAGTGCTAGGAGCTGCGCTGCTGGTTGAGGAGGAGTATTCACCATTTGCATCTGCAAGAGCGGTCATAGTGCCGTACTGTGCTTTGCTTGCATTTGTATTTGGAGCCTTAGTTGAAGTTGTGCTGGAAGAATACTCGTTGTTAGCATCGGATGTGGCAGTCATAGTACCATACTTTGCTTTGCTTTCAGCTGTTTTACTTTTCGATGTCATTCGAAAACCTCCTTTGAAATTTAAATTTTTGGTTCCTCTATTAGTATCTAAAAGTTGTCTTAGAGAATACGTGGAATTATTTGCAACCCGAGCTTATGACAGCAATTAGCGAAGAAAAAATGTTTCCTGAGCGAACATATTAAAAAATGTATTTCTACATAAAACAAATGTTGGATTCATAGTAAAAAATATTAACAAAAACAGCTTGACAAAATGATTTACTACTGGGATAATGTATACATTACAAAGTTACAACTTCATGTGGGAATTCTAACAGAATGTTAGATATTTTAAAAAGTAATGATTGGGATAAAGGCAAATGATAGCACTTCAGAGAGCCGGTGGTTGCTGTGAACCGGTGTGATATTTTGCAAAACTCACCCATGAACTCTTTCATTGAAGGCGACTGCTATTTGAGTCGAGATAGATGGAAGCGCTGACCGGCGTTATGGAGAGCGTTGGCGAATGCCAGCGAAATGAGTAAAATGTAGGGTGGTACCGCGGTTAATCCGCCCCTATTGGCTGAACGGGTCAATAGGGGCGGTTTTATATTCTCATAACAAGGGAGGGAGGCCATTGAAACACGTATTGTCGGTATTGGTACAAAATCAGCCAGGCGTGTTGGTTCGCGTCGCAAGCATGTTTTCACGCCGTGAGTTTAATATAGACAGTTTAGCTGTTGGTGTTACTCAACTTCCTGAGTACTCACGGATGACAGTGGTCGTTCATGGCGATCAATCCATCGTTAACCAAATGATCAAGCAATTGGAAAAATTGGTGGAGGTTGTTGCAGTACAAATACTGCCAGCTCAGTCATCGGTAAGCCGGGGAATGACGTTGCTAAAAGTAAATGCTGAAGGCGATACGCGATCCGAGATACTAAAAATGGCTGAAATATTTAGAGCCAAAGTGGTGGATGCTCAGAAGACTACACTCATTTTGGAAATTACCGGCGATGATGAAAAAATTGACGCATTTACAGAGTTATTAGCACCTTATGGAATACTGGAAACAATCCGTACCGGCCTTATTGGCTTGGAACGGGGCGATAATACAATTTATAAAAGATGTGAGGAGAGAGATAATTATGGCGAAAATGTATTATGATCAAGATGCGAACTGGGATATGATTCATGGGAAAACTGTGGCGGTTATAGGTTATGGCAGCCAAGGACATGCGCATGCACTCAATCTTAAAGATAGCGGTATTAAAGTAATTGTCGGCTTGTACGAAGGCAGCAAGTCTTGGGCGAAAGCTGAGGCCGAAGGCCTTGCGGTAGCACCTGTCGCTC carries:
- the ilvH_2 gene encoding acetolactate synthase small subunit, producing the protein MKHVLSVLVQNQPGVLVRVASMFSRREFNIDSLAVGVTQLPEYSRMTVVVHGDQSIVNQMIKQLEKLVEVVAVQILPAQSSVSRGMTLLKVNAEGDTRSEILKMAEIFRAKVVDAQKTTLILEITGDDEKIDAFTELLAPYGILETIRTGLIGLERGDNTIYKRCEERDNYGENVL